In the genome of Flavobacterium panacagri, one region contains:
- a CDS encoding 3-hydroxyacyl-ACP dehydratase FabZ family protein, translating to MSQKIEDLIPHRAPFLFVDEIISYTTETIVGLKTFTEKDVWLQGSFPELSFVPGTILIEAMAQVGGAGVKLLGVADGVFGLVSLDNVEFFAGVEFKKLVKFVVKNIRLSEKIIKQAGEAFVDDKLVLKGEWLCVKLQ from the coding sequence ATGAGTCAGAAGATAGAAGATTTAATTCCGCACAGAGCCCCATTTTTGTTTGTGGATGAAATTATCTCGTATACAACCGAAACAATCGTTGGTTTAAAGACCTTTACAGAAAAAGATGTTTGGCTTCAGGGCAGTTTTCCGGAATTAAGTTTTGTTCCAGGAACCATTTTAATTGAAGCTATGGCACAAGTCGGTGGCGCAGGAGTGAAGCTTTTGGGTGTTGCTGACGGCGTTTTTGGATTGGTAAGTTTAGACAATGTAGAGTTTTTTGCTGGCGTAGAATTCAAAAAACTAGTAAAGTTTGTCGTGAAGAACATTCGCTTAAGCGAAAAAATTATCAAACAAGCTGGAGAAGCTTTTGTTGATGATAAATTGGTTTTAAAGGGCGAATGGCTGTGTGTTAAACTTCAATAA
- a CDS encoding MgtC/SapB family protein — protein MSTIEFLTRLVVAAIAGLIIGFERQWHHKETGLKTNTLVAIGAAAFVLLSIKVAETEANIDVTRITAQVVMGVGFLGAGVIFREGDNVHGLNSAATIWCSAAIGSIAASGYFLEALLCTLLVILINTAIEPIEKWLKNRKD, from the coding sequence TTGAGTACGATCGAATTCTTAACGCGTCTTGTAGTAGCAGCAATTGCAGGACTGATTATTGGTTTTGAAAGACAATGGCATCATAAAGAGACAGGATTAAAAACCAATACACTTGTGGCAATTGGTGCTGCAGCTTTTGTTTTGCTATCGATTAAAGTAGCAGAAACAGAAGCCAATATTGACGTAACCCGTATTACTGCCCAAGTAGTAATGGGAGTTGGGTTTTTAGGTGCTGGAGTTATCTTTCGCGAAGGCGATAATGTTCATGGATTAAATTCAGCAGCGACAATTTGGTGCAGTGCCGCGATTGGAAGTATTGCGGCTTCAGGTTATTTTCTCGAAGCTTTGCTGTGTACGCTTTTAGTAATTTTAATTAATACCGCTATTGAACCTATTGAGAAATGGCTGAAAAATAGAAAAGATTAA
- a CDS encoding OmpA family protein has protein sequence MVYSTTIDSSYLKTDKYGWNDQPYLNMQLGKISETQSNVTFKERFGKDITTKYHEACIAFSPDEKTIYFTRNNYNGKLKRDSKGINNLKIFSATATENSNGTVSWKDIKELPFNSDNYSVGHPSVSKDGKRLYFVSDMPGTIGSTDIFVVDILGNNQFSEPKNLGEKINTTGREMFPYITDQALYFSSDGFLGLGGLDVFESRINNVFFDTPDNLGAPLNSNRDDFGYIVNETTNKGFVCSNRKTGKGDDDIYSFERSCNQAISGYVFDAISNNRIAGAMVTLKNANGIKIAETVSQLDGKYDFNNNVNCNTDYTIEVSKENYNNNIKAIITANNSGKTEALIGLDPALIARENGVLKIKIGIIFFDLDKSNIRYDAAIELNKVVLLMHQYNNIVIKIESHTDSRANDQYNLELSDRRAKATRDYLISQGVAPERIESAIGYGETQLINNCSNGVPCTDAQHQMNRRSEFIITKM, from the coding sequence TTGGTTTATTCCACAACCATTGATTCTTCTTATTTAAAAACAGACAAATACGGATGGAACGATCAGCCATACTTAAATATGCAATTGGGAAAAATTAGCGAAACCCAGTCTAATGTTACTTTTAAAGAGCGTTTTGGGAAAGACATAACCACAAAATATCATGAAGCCTGCATTGCCTTTTCTCCCGACGAAAAAACCATTTATTTTACCCGAAATAACTATAACGGCAAACTAAAACGCGACAGCAAAGGCATTAATAATCTCAAAATCTTTTCTGCTACAGCTACAGAGAACAGCAACGGCACGGTTTCATGGAAAGATATAAAAGAACTGCCTTTTAACAGCGATAATTATTCCGTTGGACATCCTTCCGTAAGCAAAGATGGTAAGAGGCTTTATTTTGTTTCTGATATGCCTGGCACGATTGGTTCAACAGATATTTTCGTAGTGGATATTTTAGGTAATAATCAATTTTCTGAACCTAAAAATTTGGGCGAGAAAATAAATACAACCGGCCGTGAAATGTTTCCCTACATTACAGATCAGGCACTCTATTTTTCTTCTGACGGATTCTTAGGCTTAGGAGGTTTAGATGTTTTTGAAAGCCGAATAAATAATGTTTTTTTTGATACTCCTGACAATCTTGGCGCACCATTAAACAGTAATCGAGATGATTTTGGTTACATTGTGAACGAAACGACCAATAAAGGTTTTGTATGTTCTAACAGAAAAACAGGAAAAGGTGATGATGATATTTACTCTTTTGAACGTTCCTGCAACCAAGCCATTAGCGGTTATGTTTTTGATGCGATTTCAAACAATAGAATCGCAGGAGCTATGGTAACGCTAAAAAATGCAAACGGTATCAAAATTGCTGAAACCGTTTCTCAGCTGGACGGAAAATATGATTTCAATAATAATGTTAATTGTAATACCGATTATACAATTGAAGTTTCAAAAGAGAATTACAATAACAATATCAAGGCAATTATAACAGCAAACAATTCAGGAAAAACCGAAGCTCTTATTGGTTTAGATCCTGCATTAATCGCCCGTGAAAATGGTGTTTTAAAAATAAAAATCGGTATCATCTTTTTTGATTTAGACAAATCTAACATTCGTTATGATGCTGCAATAGAATTAAATAAAGTCGTTCTCTTGATGCATCAGTATAACAATATTGTCATTAAAATCGAATCACATACCGATTCCCGCGCCAATGATCAATACAACTTAGAACTATCTGACAGAAGAGCAAAAGCTACAAGAGATTATCTGATTTCTCAGGGAGTAGCACCAGAAAGAATCGAAAGTGCGATTGGTTACGGAGAAACACAATTAATCAATAATTGCTCAAATGGAGTTCCATGTACCGATGCACAGCACCAAATGAACCGAAGAAGCGAATTCATTATCACTAAAATGTAG
- a CDS encoding tetratricopeptide repeat protein, with protein MKRTITILALLVIQLTYSQTKNKTADALFDKMYYVEAAKSYELSINNGDASKEILQKLGDAYYFNTRMSSASKWYGKLISEYPNEVSAEYLFRYAQSLQGIQNYELAKKWMKAFAEKQKSTDARAKNFSLKNVTLEDIENIKPSFLLENLDINSAYSDFGPM; from the coding sequence ATGAAAAGAACAATTACTATACTCGCATTATTGGTCATACAGCTGACTTATTCTCAGACCAAGAACAAAACTGCCGATGCTCTTTTTGATAAGATGTATTATGTTGAGGCTGCCAAATCGTATGAACTTTCTATAAACAATGGAGATGCTTCAAAAGAAATACTTCAAAAACTTGGAGATGCTTATTATTTCAATACCAGAATGTCAAGTGCTTCAAAATGGTATGGAAAACTAATTTCAGAATACCCAAATGAGGTTTCTGCTGAATATCTATTCCGTTATGCACAATCCTTACAGGGAATTCAAAATTATGAACTGGCAAAAAAATGGATGAAGGCTTTCGCCGAGAAACAAAAATCAACCGATGCCAGAGCCAAGAACTTCTCATTAAAAAACGTAACACTGGAAGATATTGAAAACATAAAACCATCTTTTCTGCTAGAAAATCTAGATATTAATTCGGCGTATTCCGATTTTGGCCCAATGTAA
- a CDS encoding PorP/SprF family type IX secretion system membrane protein, producing the protein MIKNIKKVFALLTLFSVYGAFAQQDPQYTQYMYNTLTVNSAYAGSLGHLAITGIYRTQWVGIEGAPDTQSFTLDTPVGKNVGLGISIVNEEIGPTEEQYLDANFSYTIKSGESHKLSFGIKGGGRVINIDWSKGSHKDPDVQFRENITNKFLPVVGAGLYWHGERDYIGLSIPNFMTRERYTYDDIADDLVNERMHLYLIGGIVFDLSAHTKFKPAVLVKYVAGAPIIADFSANFMFNNALTLGVSYRTSDSVSGLVGIQITPMIMAGYAYDYTTTALQNYNSGTHEIMLRFELVSRKKGLKSPRFF; encoded by the coding sequence ATGATTAAAAATATAAAAAAGGTTTTCGCACTACTAACTCTATTCTCAGTATATGGAGCCTTTGCACAGCAAGATCCACAATATACGCAGTACATGTACAATACGCTCACGGTGAATTCTGCCTACGCAGGTTCGCTGGGACATTTAGCCATAACCGGAATTTACAGAACACAATGGGTTGGTATTGAAGGCGCGCCAGACACACAAAGTTTTACACTGGATACACCTGTTGGGAAAAATGTAGGTCTTGGAATTTCGATTGTAAACGAAGAAATTGGTCCAACCGAAGAACAATATTTAGATGCTAATTTCTCTTATACCATTAAATCTGGTGAATCACACAAACTCTCTTTCGGAATAAAAGGAGGCGGACGTGTTATCAATATCGATTGGTCTAAAGGAAGCCATAAAGATCCCGATGTGCAATTCCGTGAAAACATAACCAATAAATTTCTTCCCGTTGTGGGTGCTGGATTATACTGGCATGGAGAAAGAGATTATATCGGACTTTCGATTCCTAATTTTATGACCCGAGAGCGATATACTTATGACGACATTGCCGATGATCTTGTTAACGAAAGGATGCACTTATATCTTATTGGCGGTATTGTGTTTGATCTTTCAGCACATACCAAGTTCAAACCCGCTGTTTTAGTAAAATATGTTGCCGGTGCTCCTATTATTGCCGATTTTTCAGCCAATTTTATGTTTAATAATGCTCTGACACTTGGTGTTTCTTATCGGACATCGGATTCTGTAAGCGGGTTGGTTGGCATCCAGATTACACCAATGATTATGGCTGGTTATGCTTACGATTACACCACAACCGCATTGCAGAATTACAACAGTGGTACGCATGAAATTATGCTTCGCTTTGAACTGGTTTCACGCAAAAAAGGACTTAAATCACCCAGATTCTTTTAA